From Pseudomonadota bacterium, one genomic window encodes:
- the leuC gene encoding 3-isopropylmalate dehydratase large subunit: MAMTISEKILASHAGYDQVQPGQLIEARVDVALANDVTAPIAIAEFEQLGIEKVFDRERVILVPDHFTPNKDINSAQQAKIVRDFSRRQQLTNYFEQGRVGIEHVLLPEQGLVLPGDLIIGADSHTCTYGALGAFATGVGSTDLAAAMATGKAWFKVPESIKLVYYGTPGPWVEGKDLILYTIGKLGVDGALYQSMEMEGEAIEKLPMYGRFSMANMAIEAGAKNGIITPDDITLDYVRERSKRDYQLFFSDPGAEYVDEMDIDVSRIKPQVAFPSLPENSREVDEAVEHGIVLDQVVIGSCTNGRIEDLRLAAKVLKGKKVAPYLRLIVIPGTQAIYLQAVREGLVEVFVEAGAVFSTPTCGPCLGGHMGILAAGEKALATTNRNFVGRMGHPESEVYLSNPAVAAASAVLGRIASPEEVVS, from the coding sequence ATGGCAATGACCATTAGCGAAAAGATTCTTGCTTCCCATGCCGGTTATGATCAGGTGCAGCCGGGACAGTTGATTGAGGCCCGGGTTGATGTAGCCCTGGCCAATGATGTGACCGCTCCCATAGCCATTGCCGAGTTTGAACAGCTGGGTATCGAAAAGGTTTTCGACCGGGAACGGGTTATCCTGGTTCCGGATCATTTTACTCCCAATAAAGATATCAACTCCGCCCAGCAGGCAAAAATTGTCCGGGATTTCAGCCGCCGGCAGCAATTGACCAATTACTTTGAACAGGGACGGGTGGGGATTGAACATGTGCTGCTGCCGGAGCAGGGGTTGGTACTCCCGGGGGATCTGATCATCGGGGCTGATTCCCATACCTGTACTTACGGGGCTTTGGGGGCCTTTGCCACCGGGGTGGGCAGCACGGATCTGGCGGCGGCCATGGCCACCGGCAAGGCCTGGTTTAAAGTCCCGGAAAGTATCAAACTGGTTTATTATGGAACTCCCGGTCCCTGGGTGGAAGGAAAAGATCTGATTCTTTATACTATCGGCAAGCTGGGGGTTGACGGGGCCCTTTATCAGAGTATGGAAATGGAGGGTGAAGCGATTGAAAAACTGCCCATGTACGGTCGTTTCTCCATGGCCAATATGGCCATCGAAGCCGGGGCCAAAAATGGGATTATAACCCCCGATGATATCACCCTGGATTATGTCCGGGAGCGTTCAAAACGCGATTACCAGCTTTTCTTCAGCGATCCCGGGGCTGAGTATGTCGATGAAATGGATATTGATGTCTCCCGGATTAAGCCTCAAGTTGCCTTTCCTTCCCTGCCGGAAAACAGTCGTGAAGTGGATGAGGCGGTGGAACATGGGATTGTTCTTGACCAGGTGGTGATCGGTTCCTGCACCAACGGGCGGATTGAGGATCTGCGGCTGGCGGCTAAAGTGCTTAAGGGGAAGAAAGTGGCGCCTTATCTGCGTTTAATTGTGATTCCCGGGACCCAGGCTATTTACCTGCAGGCGGTCAGGGAAGGCCTGGTGGAAGTATTTGTCGAGGCCGGTGCTGTTTTCAGCACGCCCACCTGCGGTCCCTGCCTCGGCGGTCACATGGGTATCCTGGCTGCTGGAGAGAAGGCCCTGGCGACCACCAACCGTAATTTTGTCGGCCGCATGGGACATCCTGAGAGTGAAGTGTATCTGAGTAACCCGGCGGTGGCCGCGGCCTCAGCCGTTCTCGGGCGGATAGCCAGTCCGGAAGAGGTGGTATCATGA
- a CDS encoding 3-isopropylmalate dehydratase small subunit has translation MIYQGKAWKFGDDVDTDAIIPARYLNTSDPEELAKHCMEDADPEFMDKIQAGDIIVADKNFGCGSSREHAPIAVKAAGISCVVAGTFARIFYRNAFNTGLPILESGEAAAEIKSGDELRIDTSTGKIENLTTGKIYQAKPIPPFMQELIDDGGLMAHIRKKS, from the coding sequence ATGATTTATCAGGGAAAAGCCTGGAAATTTGGTGATGATGTGGATACGGATGCCATTATTCCGGCCCGTTACCTTAATACTTCGGATCCTGAAGAGTTGGCTAAACACTGTATGGAAGACGCAGACCCGGAATTTATGGATAAAATACAGGCCGGTGATATCATCGTTGCTGATAAGAATTTTGGCTGTGGTTCTTCCCGGGAGCATGCACCCATTGCCGTCAAAGCCGCCGGTATTTCATGCGTCGTTGCCGGAACGTTTGCCCGCATTTTTTATCGCAACGCTTTTAATACGGGCCTGCCGATTCTGGAATCCGGGGAAGCGGCAGCGGAAATCAAGTCAGGGGATGAACTGCGGATTGATACCTCAACTGGAAAGATTGAAAACCTGACGACCGGAAAAATCTATCAGGCGAAGCCCATTCCGCCGTTTATGCAGGAATTGATTGATGACGGGGGGTTGATGGCCCATATCCGCAAAAAATCTTAG
- a CDS encoding 3-isopropylmalate dehydrogenase yields the protein MKKYDIAVISGDGTGPEVVAEARKVLDAVGQLEGFSCDYQTYDFGGERYLKTGEILPESAIEELRGFKSILLGAIGHPEVKPGILEQGILLKLRFALDQYINLRPVKLYAGVETPLRDKGPDDIDFVVVRENSEGLYTGSGGFLKKGTADEVAIQESINTRKGVERCLRYAFDLCRQRGREKKLTLCGKTNVLTYAFDLWQRAFNEVAEEYPDIATDYGHVDAVCMWMVKNPEWFDMIVTDNMFGDIITDLGAMIQGGMGIAAGGNINPQGASMFEPIGGSAPKYTGQNVINPLAAIMAGQMMLQYMGEQAAADRVEKSVVTVLRDKLESVAAGKMGYGTSEVGDLVAGNL from the coding sequence ATGAAAAAATATGATATTGCCGTTATCTCCGGTGACGGGACCGGACCGGAAGTGGTGGCGGAAGCCAGGAAAGTGCTGGATGCCGTGGGTCAACTGGAAGGTTTCAGTTGTGATTATCAGACCTATGATTTTGGTGGTGAACGCTACCTGAAAACCGGCGAGATTCTGCCTGAAAGTGCCATTGAAGAATTGCGGGGTTTTAAAAGCATCCTCCTGGGAGCCATCGGCCATCCGGAGGTGAAACCGGGGATACTGGAACAGGGTATTTTGTTGAAATTGCGCTTCGCCCTGGATCAATATATCAACCTGCGGCCGGTTAAATTATATGCCGGGGTGGAAACCCCTTTGCGTGACAAAGGGCCGGATGATATCGATTTTGTCGTAGTGCGGGAAAATTCCGAGGGGCTTTACACCGGTTCCGGCGGTTTTCTTAAAAAAGGGACGGCGGATGAAGTAGCGATCCAGGAATCCATCAATACCCGTAAAGGGGTGGAACGCTGCCTGCGCTATGCCTTTGATTTGTGCCGGCAGCGGGGGCGGGAAAAGAAACTTACCCTTTGCGGTAAAACCAATGTTTTGACCTATGCCTTTGATCTCTGGCAACGGGCCTTCAATGAGGTGGCTGAAGAGTATCCCGATATTGCCACCGACTACGGCCACGTGGACGCAGTCTGCATGTGGATGGTGAAAAACCCCGAATGGTTTGACATGATAGTTACTGATAATATGTTTGGAGATATTATTACGGATCTGGGAGCGATGATCCAGGGAGGTATGGGGATTGCCGCCGGGGGAAATATCAATCCTCAAGGGGCATCAATGTTTGAACCCATCGGTGGTTCCGCTCCTAAATATACCGGTCAGAATGTTATCAACCCGCTGGCGGCGATCATGGCCGGGCAGATGATGCTCCAGTATATGGGTGAGCAGGCGGCTGCCGACCGGGTCGAAAAGTCAGTGGTGACGGTTTTGCGTGATAAGTTGGAAAGTGTCGCCGCCGGGAAAATGGGTTATGGTACCAGTGAAGTGGGTGATCTGGTGGCAGGAAATTTATAA
- a CDS encoding aspartate-semialdehyde dehydrogenase translates to MKKEAYNVAVAGATGAVGEEMLKVLAERDFPIARLKPLASSRSAGSKVGFRGDEYPVEELTDDSFADIDIALFSAGGSVSTRFAPSAASSGAVVIDNTNAFRMDADIPLVVPEVNPHAIADYRNRGIIANPNCSTIQMVVALKPIYDAAGIKRVVVSTYQAVSGSGKKAIRELEQQVLAVFQQQELPVEVYPHQIAFNCLPHIDVFLDNDYTREEMKMVNETRKIMENDQIMVTATTVRVPVFFSHSESINVETERFISADEVKEILERAPGVMVVDNPAENDYPLAIDAAGQDDTLVGRIRQDESIANGINMWVVADNIRKGAALNAVQIAEILIREYL, encoded by the coding sequence ATGAAAAAAGAAGCGTATAATGTGGCGGTGGCAGGAGCCACCGGTGCCGTGGGTGAAGAAATGTTGAAAGTGCTGGCGGAAAGGGACTTTCCCATTGCCAGGTTGAAACCTCTGGCGTCTTCCAGGTCGGCGGGTTCAAAGGTGGGATTCCGCGGTGATGAATACCCGGTGGAGGAATTAACTGACGATTCATTCGCTGATATTGATATTGCCCTTTTTTCCGCCGGCGGTTCGGTCAGCACTCGTTTTGCTCCCTCGGCGGCCAGCAGCGGGGCGGTAGTGATTGATAATACCAACGCTTTTCGTATGGATGCCGATATCCCCCTGGTAGTGCCGGAAGTCAACCCCCATGCCATTGCTGATTATCGTAACCGGGGAATTATTGCCAACCCCAACTGTTCAACCATCCAGATGGTGGTGGCCCTGAAACCCATCTATGATGCGGCCGGAATCAAAAGAGTGGTGGTTTCCACCTACCAGGCGGTATCCGGTAGCGGGAAAAAGGCGATACGAGAGTTGGAACAGCAGGTCCTGGCTGTTTTTCAGCAGCAGGAATTGCCGGTGGAGGTTTATCCACACCAGATTGCCTTTAATTGCCTGCCTCACATCGATGTTTTCCTGGATAATGATTATACCCGGGAAGAGATGAAGATGGTTAATGAAACCAGAAAGATTATGGAAAATGATCAAATTATGGTGACGGCTACCACCGTGCGGGTGCCGGTTTTTTTCAGTCATTCTGAATCGATTAATGTGGAAACCGAAAGATTTATTTCCGCGGATGAGGTGAAAGAAATTCTGGAACGGGCTCCCGGGGTCATGGTGGTGGATAATCCAGCCGAAAACGACTATCCACTGGCCATTGATGCCGCCGGTCAGGATGATACTTTAGTGGGGCGCATCCGTCAGGATGAATCCATCGCCAATGGTATCAATATGTGGGTGGTTGCCGATAATATCCGCAAAGGGGCGGCCCTCAACGCGGTGCAGATTGCCGAGATCCTGATTCGGGAGTATCTGTAA